In Solanum pennellii chromosome 3, SPENNV200, a single window of DNA contains:
- the LOC107013416 gene encoding uncharacterized protein LOC107013416, whose translation MGLLKYIFPKGDGTKKLAKWQMLLSEFDIAYLTQKAIKAQTLADHLAENPVDEEYEPLKTYFHDEEVSFVGEDLSKIYHGWRLFFDGAANWQGSLYSWSENGHRHGCPQVVGYWRFKSIDSSGSRRVGREEPKDYTLRANDFADAVVTIASMSKHPDTDYIDPLDIELNEYPVHCSHVEAEPDGLPWYFDIKKYLESEIYP comes from the exons ATGGGCCTGCTGAAGTATATTTTCCCAAAAGGCGATGGGACCAAAAAGTTAGCTAAGtggcaaatgttgttgagtgaatttgatattGCGTATCTGACTCAGAAGGCGATAAAGGCACAGACCTTGGCggatcatcttgcagaaaatcctgttgatgaagagtatgaacctCTCAAGACatattttcacgatgaagaagtATCGTTTGTAGGTGAAGATCTTTCTAAAATATATCATGGatggagattattctttgatggagcggcAAATTGGCAAG gaagcttgtattcttggtCTGAAAATGGTCATCGACATGGATGTCCACAAGTTgttggttattggagattcaaATCTATTGATTCATCAGGTTCAAGGAGAGTGGGCCGTGAAGAACCCAAAGATTATACCTTACGTGCA AATGACTTTGCCGATGCTGTTGTCACCATCGCTTCAATGAGTAAACATCCAGATactgattatattgatcctctggATATAGAACTAAATGAATATCCAGTCCATTGTTCACATGTTGAAGCGGAACCAGACGGTTTGccatggtattttgatataaagaagtatttggagtcCGAGATTTATCCTTAA